One genomic segment of Pleurocapsa minor HA4230-MV1 includes these proteins:
- a CDS encoding helix-turn-helix domain-containing protein — protein MSNDFGELIRQARKEQKYSQRELAKLLQIDFTYLSKLENNRADYAPKEDVIRGLAKHLKLNEEQLIFLAGRIPQQEEDLLKQHYKDMPALFRRMRENPEFAQRVFREAAKTDS, from the coding sequence GTGTCTAACGATTTTGGTGAACTGATTCGGCAAGCGCGAAAAGAGCAAAAGTATTCTCAAAGAGAATTAGCCAAACTATTGCAAATAGATTTTACCTATTTATCTAAGCTAGAAAACAATCGCGCTGACTATGCTCCTAAAGAAGATGTGATCCGTGGCTTGGCAAAGCATCTAAAATTAAATGAAGAACAGTTAATCTTTTTGGCGGGGAGAATTCCGCAACAAGAAGAAGACTTACTTAAGCAGCATTATAAAGACATGCCAGCTTTGTTTCGTCGAATGCGAGAAAATCCTGAATTTGCTCAAAGAGTGTTTCGCGAAGCTGCTAAAACTGACAGTTAA
- a CDS encoding ImmA/IrrE family metallo-endopeptidase translates to MSVFRPYRFISKLEIEASALDIWLQMERLGSAYASRSHNQLQLPIDTSIIAEFLDLDLVWDTIPDDEYGAIAARILPLEKLIEINENIPQLKGGFGESTIAHEIGHWVLHIDVEQVERYIRLKQKGIDVQVKPFLCRSNNLARIEWQAQYFAGCLLMPQHILKELKQDKDLTKWQHLYQMAENLGVTISNLTTRLQDLGWIYLDADTRKISLNRIN, encoded by the coding sequence GTGAGTGTTTTTCGTCCGTATCGATTCATTTCCAAACTAGAAATCGAGGCTTCTGCTTTAGATATTTGGTTGCAGATGGAGCGATTAGGCTCCGCCTACGCTTCGCGATCGCACAATCAACTACAGCTACCCATAGATACCAGTATCATTGCGGAATTTCTGGATCTAGATCTTGTTTGGGACACAATTCCTGATGACGAATATGGGGCGATCGCTGCCAGAATTTTACCCCTAGAAAAACTCATTGAAATTAACGAAAATATTCCTCAATTAAAAGGTGGGTTTGGTGAATCAACTATTGCCCATGAAATTGGACATTGGGTGCTGCATATTGATGTAGAACAAGTAGAACGCTATATTCGATTGAAGCAAAAAGGTATCGATGTTCAGGTAAAGCCTTTTCTTTGTCGCAGTAATAATCTGGCAAGAATTGAATGGCAAGCGCAGTACTTTGCAGGATGTTTGCTCATGCCTCAACATATACTAAAGGAATTAAAGCAGGATAAAGATCTAACTAAATGGCAGCATCTTTATCAAATGGCGGAAAACTTAGGAGTGACAATATCTAACCTGACAACTCGCTTACAGGATTTAGGTTGGATCTATCTAGATGCTGATACTCGCAAGATTTCTTTAAACCGCATTAACTAA
- a CDS encoding M48 family metallopeptidase, translating into MNLSKKALIGLKADLFRHPLDLQATNTLKQLPGLDIAIRSVLGSVAEQFFYLNNIASSVLVSEKQLPDLHKLLIEACEILDLEPPQLYIQQNPTPNAYTFAMRGKQPFVVLHTSLIEMLTPEEIQAVIAHELGHLKCEHGVYLTMANLVVLAANMLPPWGTVLAQSLQDQMLQWVRCAEFSCDRAALLAIQDPKVVMSVLMKLAGGSPTLAPQLNLDAFIEQAKAYDSIGTDSLGEVLQAAQTAQLTHPVPVIRAREIERWASSVEYQSILDKRQLDKEKKLGWSNW; encoded by the coding sequence ATGAACTTATCAAAAAAAGCTTTAATTGGTCTAAAGGCAGATCTCTTTCGTCATCCCCTAGATTTACAGGCTACTAATACTCTTAAGCAGCTACCAGGATTGGATATCGCCATCAGGAGCGTTTTAGGTTCGGTAGCGGAACAATTTTTTTATTTGAATAATATTGCTTCGAGCGTTTTAGTCAGCGAAAAACAGTTACCCGATCTGCATAAACTGTTGATTGAAGCTTGCGAAATTCTCGATCTAGAGCCACCCCAACTATACATACAGCAAAATCCCACCCCCAACGCCTACACCTTCGCCATGAGAGGAAAACAGCCTTTTGTAGTGCTGCATACATCCTTAATTGAAATGTTGACTCCTGAAGAAATCCAGGCGGTAATTGCTCACGAATTAGGACATTTGAAGTGCGAACATGGAGTTTATTTAACCATGGCAAATCTAGTAGTGCTAGCGGCTAATATGCTACCGCCTTGGGGAACAGTGTTAGCTCAATCATTACAGGATCAAATGCTGCAATGGGTTCGTTGTGCTGAATTTAGTTGCGATCGCGCTGCTTTACTAGCTATTCAAGATCCTAAAGTAGTCATGTCTGTCTTAATGAAGCTGGCAGGTGGTTCGCCAACTCTAGCACCCCAGTTAAACCTTGATGCTTTTATCGAACAGGCTAAAGCTTACGATTCTATTGGTACAGATAGTTTAGGGGAAGTACTCCAGGCTGCACAAACAGCGCAGTTAACTCATCCTGTTCCCGTGATTCGAGCCAGAGAAATCGAGCGTTGGGCGAGTTCGGTTGAATATCAGTCTATTTTAGATAAACGTCAGTTGGACAAAGAGAAAAAATTAGGCTGGAGTAATTGGTAG
- a CDS encoding DUF427 domain-containing protein, whose amino-acid sequence MPKAIWNGQVLAESDRTEVVEGNQYFPPDSLNQEFFQASSTHTSCPWKGQASYYTVVVDGKENPDAAWYYPETKEKANNIKGYVAFWKGVKVEA is encoded by the coding sequence ATGCCAAAAGCAATTTGGAATGGTCAAGTTTTAGCCGAAAGCGATCGCACTGAAGTGGTGGAAGGAAATCAATATTTTCCCCCAGATTCGCTTAATCAAGAGTTTTTTCAAGCTAGTTCAACTCACACTAGCTGTCCTTGGAAGGGTCAAGCGAGCTACTATACTGTGGTGGTTGATGGTAAAGAGAACCCTGATGCTGCTTGGTATTATCCTGAAACTAAGGAAAAAGCTAACAATATTAAGGGCTATGTAGCTTTTTGGAAAGGAGTTAAAGTAGAAGCCTAA
- a CDS encoding quinone-dependent dihydroorotate dehydrogenase yields the protein MLNFTKPFYPLLLATVKSDPETAHRQMLKTLNNLEVNRHSVWGSLAIKQLEKSFCVQNSRLHQTLWGLDFNNPLGLAAGFDKDGTAAGMWSSFGFGFAELGAVTLHSQPGNPRPRMFRLPEDKAALNRMGANNLGAAVMADTLKQTWSRQPRQIPIGINLCKSKTAALNDAAADYVGSFKYLQAVADYFVINVSSPNTPGLRSLQSGEQLEPILSGLQNANPQQKPILIKIAPDLEWNDIKDILKLATDYNLAGVIATNTTIRRDNLNTKILKETGKSIRDEAGGISGLPVKERSTEVIRFIYQETAGKLPIIGVGGIFNADDAWAKIIAGASILQVYTGWVYEGPWMVNQILLGLLSKLDEKGLDRLADAVGLEHQ from the coding sequence ATGCTCAACTTTACCAAACCTTTTTATCCTTTACTTCTGGCTACTGTTAAAAGCGATCCTGAGACGGCTCATCGTCAGATGCTCAAAACATTAAATAATTTAGAAGTTAATCGTCATTCTGTGTGGGGTAGTTTGGCAATTAAGCAATTAGAAAAGTCTTTTTGTGTTCAAAATAGCCGTTTACACCAAACTCTCTGGGGATTAGATTTTAATAATCCTCTGGGGTTGGCAGCAGGCTTTGATAAGGATGGTACAGCAGCAGGAATGTGGAGTAGTTTTGGCTTTGGTTTTGCGGAATTGGGTGCTGTCACTCTCCACTCTCAACCAGGAAATCCTCGCCCGCGTATGTTTCGTCTGCCAGAAGATAAAGCAGCACTTAATCGCATGGGTGCAAATAATTTGGGTGCAGCAGTGATGGCGGATACCCTAAAGCAAACCTGGAGCCGACAACCCCGCCAAATTCCGATTGGGATTAATCTTTGCAAGTCAAAAACCGCTGCTTTAAATGACGCAGCAGCAGACTATGTAGGCAGCTTTAAATATTTACAGGCTGTGGCAGATTACTTTGTGATTAATGTCAGTTCACCCAATACTCCAGGATTGCGATCGCTTCAGTCAGGAGAACAGTTAGAACCGATCTTATCAGGCTTACAAAACGCCAACCCCCAGCAAAAACCAATTTTAATTAAGATCGCGCCAGATTTAGAGTGGAATGATATCAAGGATATTCTGAAGTTAGCTACTGACTATAATCTTGCTGGTGTTATTGCTACCAACACTACTATTCGCCGTGATAATTTAAATACCAAGATTTTAAAAGAGACAGGTAAAAGCATCCGAGATGAAGCTGGTGGCATTAGTGGTTTACCCGTAAAAGAGCGCTCTACAGAAGTAATTCGTTTTATTTATCAAGAAACAGCAGGCAAGCTACCTATAATTGGTGTGGGTGGTATCTTTAACGCCGATGATGCTTGGGCTAAAATTATTGCGGGAGCGAGCATACTCCAAGTCTACACTGGATGGGTATATGAAGGCCCTTGGATGGTTAATCAGATACTCTTAGGATTATTGTCTAAACTAGACGAAAAAGGTTTAGATCGTCTTGCTGATGCGGTAGGCTTAGAGCATCAATAG
- the pheS gene encoding phenylalanine--tRNA ligase subunit alpha gives MLEQLTELNKTAVKAIASTENLDDLEQLRLKYLGKKGELSQILRGMGKLSPEERPLVGSQANVVKEEVQTSLEQRKHDLLQAQIEAQIKAESIDVTMPGVSRPLGRIHPLNGVVDRVLDIFVGLGYTVATGPQIETDYYNFEALNTPADHPARDMQDTFYLPGGNLLRTHTSSVQIRYMENHQPPIRIIAPGRVYRRDTVDATHSAVFNQVEILAIDRGLKFTDLKGTIKEFLQRMFGDDLPVQFRTSYFPFTEPSAEVDVQWQGKWLEVMGCGMVDPNVLKAVGYDPEIYTGFAAGFGVERFAMVLHQIDDIRRLYNSDLRFLQQF, from the coding sequence ATTTTAGAACAACTAACTGAATTAAATAAAACTGCCGTCAAGGCGATCGCTTCTACCGAAAACTTAGATGATCTCGAACAGCTAAGACTGAAATATTTGGGCAAAAAAGGAGAATTATCGCAAATTTTGCGGGGGATGGGTAAATTATCCCCAGAAGAAAGACCCCTAGTTGGTTCTCAGGCTAACGTAGTTAAGGAAGAAGTTCAAACAAGTCTCGAACAGCGTAAGCACGATTTACTACAAGCGCAGATTGAGGCGCAAATTAAGGCAGAAAGTATCGATGTGACCATGCCTGGTGTCAGTCGTCCTTTAGGTCGCATTCACCCCCTTAACGGCGTAGTAGATCGAGTTCTAGATATATTTGTCGGCTTAGGCTATACCGTAGCAACAGGGCCCCAAATAGAGACAGATTATTATAATTTCGAGGCGCTCAATACTCCTGCCGATCATCCCGCCAGAGACATGCAGGATACTTTTTATTTACCGGGAGGAAATTTATTACGCACCCATACTTCCTCGGTACAAATTCGCTACATGGAAAACCACCAACCACCGATTAGGATTATTGCTCCTGGTCGAGTATATCGTCGAGATACTGTGGATGCGACTCATTCTGCGGTGTTTAATCAGGTGGAAATTTTGGCGATCGATCGAGGTTTAAAATTTACCGATCTTAAAGGCACAATTAAAGAGTTTCTCCAACGGATGTTTGGCGATGATTTACCTGTCCAATTCCGCACCAGTTATTTTCCTTTTACTGAACCTTCAGCCGAGGTGGACGTACAGTGGCAAGGCAAATGGCTGGAGGTTATGGGTTGTGGCATGGTCGATCCTAATGTGCTTAAGGCGGTGGGTTACGATCCTGAAATATATACAGGGTTTGCAGCAGGCTTCGGCGTAGAACGGTTTGCGATGGTGCTACATCAAATTGACGATATTCGCCGTTTGTATAATAGCGATCTGCGTTTCTTACAACAGTTTTAA
- a CDS encoding tetratricopeptide repeat protein: protein MVKKKNKQETKGRKLSRIVTLVLGLGFAASTLAIALSSVFSQSNSSNVAATDPDAPTTEEQIQLQVTGYEKVLEREPKNVTALEGLAQIYIQTNPKKAIPTLEKLVQYYPEQPQYAGVLKLIKQQEAKPTPAPKAAPESPASSK, encoded by the coding sequence ATGGTTAAGAAAAAAAATAAGCAAGAAACAAAAGGCAGAAAACTATCCCGTATTGTTACCCTGGTTTTAGGTTTAGGATTTGCTGCTTCAACTTTGGCGATCGCTCTAAGTAGTGTTTTTAGTCAGTCTAACTCTAGCAATGTCGCCGCTACCGATCCTGATGCACCCACAACGGAAGAGCAAATTCAGCTACAGGTAACTGGCTATGAAAAAGTATTAGAACGGGAACCAAAAAATGTGACTGCTTTAGAAGGATTAGCTCAGATTTATATTCAAACCAATCCGAAAAAAGCTATTCCCACTCTAGAAAAACTAGTGCAATATTACCCCGAACAACCACAGTATGCTGGGGTATTAAAGCTAATTAAACAACAAGAAGCTAAACCAACCCCCGCGCCGAAAGCTGCCCCCGAAAGCCCAGCAAGTAGCAAGTAG
- a CDS encoding allophycocyanin translates to MSIVSQVILKADDELRYPSSGELEGIKNFLTTGEKRVRIAETLATNEKKIVDQAGKALFRMHPEYRSAGGNASGQKQYNQCLRDFGWYLRLVTYGVMAGDKDPIEKSGLIGVREMYNSLQVPVPGMVDAIRCLKNASVDLLSKEDAQEAAPYFDYIIQSMA, encoded by the coding sequence ATGAGCATAGTTAGTCAAGTCATTCTCAAAGCAGATGACGAACTGCGCTACCCAAGTAGCGGTGAACTAGAAGGCATTAAAAACTTTTTAACTACTGGCGAAAAGCGCGTGCGGATTGCCGAAACTTTAGCCACTAACGAAAAGAAAATCGTCGATCAGGCAGGAAAAGCTTTGTTTCGGATGCACCCTGAGTATCGTTCTGCTGGGGGCAATGCTTCGGGTCAAAAGCAATATAATCAGTGTCTGAGAGATTTTGGCTGGTATCTTCGTCTGGTTACCTATGGCGTTATGGCAGGAGATAAAGACCCGATTGAAAAATCTGGTCTAATTGGCGTCAGAGAGATGTACAATTCTCTTCAAGTGCCTGTACCTGGTATGGTTGATGCGATTCGCTGTCTAAAAAATGCTTCAGTAGATCTGCTGAGTAAAGAAGATGCTCAAGAGGCTGCTCCCTATTTTGACTACATCATTCAAAGCATGGCATAG
- a CDS encoding lipoate--protein ligase family protein: MNSTWRYIPPIEASGAMQMAIDRYLLEQHRQGKQPPTLRLYTWQPAAISLGYHQQEYPHSWHDLTWQGKPLEIIRRPTGGRAVLHQGDLTYAIVTSIPPGKRLAVYQQICQFLITGWRSLGVNLDYGTASKEYVQHQNCFATATGADLITTAGNKVIGSAQLRRGKTVLQHGSMILNTDRQLYRQVFETDLKQNLHQVIYQQKDRLTIDFQGDLTAKIIIESLVQAAIAIFKIDLVKQPLSTKEWQDIANMRVE, from the coding sequence ATGAATTCGACATGGCGTTATATACCGCCGATTGAAGCATCAGGAGCAATGCAGATGGCGATCGATCGCTATTTGTTAGAACAGCACCGTCAAGGAAAACAGCCCCCAACATTGAGGCTCTATACTTGGCAACCTGCGGCGATTTCTTTGGGATATCATCAGCAAGAATATCCCCACTCTTGGCATGACTTAACCTGGCAAGGTAAACCACTGGAGATCATACGTCGTCCTACGGGTGGTAGAGCGGTTTTACATCAGGGTGATTTAACCTATGCGATCGTGACTTCAATTCCCCCAGGGAAAAGATTGGCGGTGTATCAACAAATATGTCAGTTTTTAATTACAGGCTGGCGATCGCTTGGTGTCAACTTAGACTATGGTACTGCCAGTAAAGAGTATGTTCAGCACCAGAATTGTTTTGCTACGGCTACAGGTGCAGATTTGATTACCACCGCTGGCAATAAAGTAATTGGCAGCGCTCAACTTCGTCGAGGAAAGACAGTATTACAACATGGATCAATGATCTTAAATACAGATAGACAGCTGTATCGACAGGTGTTTGAGACAGACTTAAAGCAAAATCTTCATCAAGTTATTTACCAGCAAAAAGATCGATTAACCATAGATTTTCAGGGCGATCTGACTGCTAAAATAATAATTGAGAGCTTGGTTCAAGCTGCGATCGCAATTTTTAAGATTGATTTAGTAAAGCAACCTTTGTCTACCAAGGAATGGCAAGATATTGCCAACATGAGAGTAGAATAA
- the dnaA gene encoding chromosomal replication initiator protein DnaA: MAISSEQLWKNVLELLKQRLSRPTFETWIQNAIIESFDAERITILTPNAFVMNHLQKHYLGIISDAVVEVTGKSWEICLKSQQGQDLAFLTESTDVAQSQQKSASNNSLKPNKLNPKYTFYSFVVGPTNRMVQAASLAVAESPGRDFNPLFLCGGVGLGKTHLMQAIGHYHLEINPDAKVFYVSTEQFTNDLIAAIRNDSIQAFREHYRTADILLVDDIQFIEGKEYTQEEFFHTFNTLHEAGKQVVLASDRPPQQIPKLQERLSSRFSMGLIADVQVPDLETRMAILQKKTESENIRLPPEAIEYIASQYTSNIRELEGALIRAIAYISLSNLSMTVENVASALNPKVEQITASPDTILEVATEILNVSIEDLKSSSRRREISNARHIAMYLMRQHTDLSLPRIGEKFGGKDHTSVMYSCDKIAKQLRKDRALNQTISLLSDRINFVSRQKFQT, translated from the coding sequence GTGGCAATTTCTTCAGAGCAATTATGGAAAAACGTTCTAGAGCTTCTCAAACAAAGGTTAAGTCGCCCTACCTTTGAAACTTGGATTCAGAATGCCATAATTGAAAGCTTTGATGCCGAAAGAATCACGATTTTAACCCCTAATGCTTTTGTCATGAACCATCTGCAAAAACATTATTTGGGAATTATTAGTGATGCCGTGGTCGAAGTTACGGGAAAATCTTGGGAAATTTGCCTCAAATCTCAGCAAGGGCAAGATCTAGCATTTTTAACCGAATCAACTGATGTAGCTCAGTCACAGCAAAAATCTGCTAGCAACAATTCCCTGAAACCGAATAAATTAAATCCCAAATATACTTTTTATAGTTTTGTTGTCGGGCCAACAAACCGTATGGTACAAGCTGCATCATTAGCGGTGGCAGAATCCCCTGGACGAGATTTTAACCCCCTATTCCTCTGTGGTGGAGTGGGATTAGGTAAGACTCATTTAATGCAGGCAATTGGGCATTATCATCTGGAGATTAATCCTGATGCTAAAGTCTTTTATGTTTCGACAGAGCAATTTACCAATGATCTGATTGCAGCAATTCGCAACGATAGTATTCAAGCTTTCCGTGAACATTATCGCACTGCCGATATTCTGCTGGTAGATGACATTCAATTTATTGAGGGCAAAGAATACACTCAAGAAGAATTTTTCCACACTTTTAATACTCTACACGAGGCTGGGAAACAGGTAGTATTAGCTAGCGATCGCCCGCCTCAGCAAATTCCCAAACTACAGGAACGTTTAAGTTCGAGGTTTTCCATGGGTTTAATTGCTGATGTACAGGTGCCAGACTTAGAAACCCGCATGGCAATTTTACAAAAGAAAACCGAATCAGAAAATATTCGTTTACCGCCAGAGGCGATCGAATATATTGCCAGTCAGTACACTTCCAACATTCGCGAATTAGAGGGGGCATTAATTAGAGCGATCGCCTATATCTCCCTTTCTAACCTCTCCATGACGGTGGAAAACGTTGCCTCTGCCCTAAATCCGAAAGTAGAACAAATTACGGCTTCTCCCGATACAATTCTGGAGGTGGCGACAGAAATCTTAAATGTTTCGATTGAAGATTTAAAAAGTAGCTCCCGACGCAGAGAAATTAGTAACGCTCGACATATCGCCATGTATCTCATGCGACAACATACTGACCTAAGCTTACCTCGCATTGGAGAAAAATTTGGGGGCAAAGACCATACCTCTGTGATGTATAGCTGCGACAAAATTGCCAAACAGCTCAGAAAAGATCGCGCTTTAAATCAAACAATTTCTTTATTAAGCGATCGCATTAATTTTGTTAGCCGACAGAAGTTTCAAACTTAA
- the def gene encoding peptide deformylase gives MSTPKIAQIGTPILRSQAQPVEQVTDSKIIKLIDCLVKTVTANQGVGIAAPQISQPYRIFIIASHPSDRYPHAPTMPPTAMINPRILSHGEELEKDWEGCLSVPNTRALVPRYQQIEVEYTTKTGELKQEVLTGFIARIFQHELDHLDGIIFTDRLSDPYDLYTEAEYRQLISTSTQKITS, from the coding sequence ATGAGTACTCCCAAGATCGCTCAAATAGGAACACCTATACTTAGAAGTCAGGCTCAACCCGTCGAGCAAGTCACAGACTCTAAGATCATAAAGCTTATTGACTGTTTAGTTAAGACAGTAACCGCCAATCAAGGAGTAGGAATTGCTGCGCCTCAAATTTCTCAACCTTACCGTATTTTTATTATTGCTTCTCATCCTAGCGATCGCTACCCGCACGCACCGACTATGCCACCAACGGCAATGATTAACCCCCGCATACTGTCTCATGGTGAAGAGCTGGAAAAAGACTGGGAGGGATGCTTGAGTGTCCCTAACACCAGAGCTTTAGTTCCCAGATATCAGCAAATTGAAGTCGAATATACTACTAAAACTGGAGAATTGAAACAGGAAGTTCTTACAGGCTTTATCGCCCGTATTTTTCAGCATGAATTAGACCATCTTGACGGTATTATCTTTACAGATCGCCTCAGCGATCCGTACGATCTATATACAGAAGCCGAATATCGTCAGTTAATCTCCACATCAACACAAAAAATTACAAGTTAA
- a CDS encoding RNA-binding protein encodes MSIYVGNLSYEVNQEDLNEVFTEYGTVKRVHIPSDRETGRPRGFAFVEMESEANEDKAIEALDGAEWMNRQLKVNKARPREDRSGGGRNNRF; translated from the coding sequence ATGTCAATTTACGTAGGCAATCTATCTTACGAAGTCAACCAAGAAGACTTAAATGAAGTTTTTACCGAGTATGGAACTGTTAAAAGAGTTCATATTCCTAGCGATCGCGAAACAGGTCGTCCTAGAGGATTCGCTTTTGTCGAAATGGAATCCGAAGCTAACGAAGACAAAGCAATTGAAGCTTTGGATGGTGCAGAATGGATGAACCGTCAGCTTAAAGTTAACAAAGCTAGACCGCGTGAAGATAGAAGTGGTGGCGGCAGAAACAATCGTTTCTAA
- a CDS encoding RidA family protein, with protein MSKKVIRTNKAPAPVGPYNQAIATSGQMLFVAGQIPLDPQSGQIVGDGDITAQTQQVMVNLEAILREAGAGWEDVVKTSVFLTDLANFAPMNQVYAEYFLAENAPARACVEVSRLPKDVLVEIECIAVID; from the coding sequence ATGTCTAAAAAAGTTATTCGTACCAACAAAGCACCCGCACCTGTAGGGCCTTATAATCAAGCGATCGCCACTTCTGGTCAAATGCTGTTTGTGGCGGGACAAATCCCCCTAGATCCTCAATCGGGTCAAATTGTCGGCGATGGGGACATCACAGCACAAACTCAGCAGGTAATGGTTAATCTGGAGGCAATTTTGCGGGAAGCAGGAGCAGGCTGGGAAGACGTAGTTAAGACTAGCGTTTTTCTCACCGACTTAGCTAACTTTGCGCCGATGAATCAAGTTTACGCCGAATATTTCCTAGCAGAAAACGCTCCCGCTCGTGCCTGTGTGGAAGTTTCTCGTTTACCTAAAGACGTTTTGGTAGAGATCGAATGTATTGCGGTAATTGATTAA
- the menA gene encoding 2-carboxy-1,4-naphthoquinone phytyltransferase, translating into MTTKQITQKNQLWLAAIKPPIYSVAIAPIAVGTAVAFAATSLFNTQYFFTFLGSAILIIAWLNLSNDVFDSETGIDINKAHSVVNLTGNKSLVFWVANLCLSVGIGGIFALSWWQHDPTVAILVLLCCFLGYTYQGPPFRFGYLGWGEIICFFTFGPGAVSAAYYAQTQAFSAENLVISALVGISTAIILFCSHFHQVEDDLAAGKRSPIVRLGTAKGAKILTVAIASIYVLTVILVITNTLPLLCLIIFGSLPFAYQLANHVNQNHAFPAKVSNSKFIAINLYLSSSLLLILGLIFSHV; encoded by the coding sequence ATGACCACTAAGCAAATAACTCAGAAAAATCAATTGTGGCTAGCTGCAATTAAGCCTCCAATCTACAGTGTAGCGATCGCTCCCATTGCCGTAGGGACAGCAGTAGCTTTTGCAGCAACAAGTCTATTTAATACTCAATATTTCTTTACCTTTCTCGGTTCGGCAATCCTGATTATTGCCTGGTTAAATCTTAGCAATGATGTCTTTGATTCCGAGACAGGTATTGACATCAATAAAGCCCATTCCGTAGTAAATTTAACAGGCAACAAAAGCTTAGTGTTTTGGGTTGCTAATCTGTGTCTGAGTGTCGGCATTGGTGGGATTTTCGCTTTATCCTGGTGGCAGCATGACCCAACGGTAGCAATTTTAGTTTTATTGTGCTGTTTTTTGGGCTATACCTATCAAGGGCCACCATTTCGTTTTGGCTATTTGGGTTGGGGAGAAATAATTTGTTTCTTTACTTTTGGCCCTGGAGCAGTATCTGCTGCTTATTATGCGCAAACTCAAGCATTTTCAGCAGAAAATCTGGTAATTTCGGCACTTGTTGGCATCAGCACCGCAATTATTCTTTTTTGCTCTCATTTCCATCAGGTTGAAGACGACCTAGCCGCAGGAAAGCGATCGCCAATTGTCCGCTTGGGAACAGCTAAGGGAGCAAAGATTTTAACTGTAGCGATCGCCAGTATTTATGTTTTAACCGTAATTTTGGTAATTACAAATACTTTACCCCTGCTTTGTCTAATTATTTTTGGTAGTCTACCCTTTGCCTATCAGTTAGCTAATCACGTGAATCAAAATCATGCTTTTCCTGCAAAAGTAAGTAACAGTAAATTCATTGCTATTAATCTTTATCTTTCCAGTTCACTACTACTTATCCTCGGATTAATCTTTAGTCATGTCTAA